One Nicotiana sylvestris chromosome 12, ASM39365v2, whole genome shotgun sequence genomic window carries:
- the LOC138883062 gene encoding uncharacterized protein, which translates to MITTPVATPPAQPARGGGDSFIVDHVYRSCLIALSGFEARADLLLLSIVDFNVILGMDWLSPHHDILNCHAKTVILTMLGVLRVEWIGTLDHIPSKVIPFLEAQRMVEKGCDAYLAYVRDVSIDTPTVDSVLVVWDFLDVLSADIPSMPPDRD; encoded by the exons atgatCACAACACCAGTTGCTActccacctgcccagccagctagaggtggag gAGATTCTTTTATTGTGGACCATGTTTATCGatcgtgtttgattgctcttagtggttttgaggccagagccgatttattattgctcagcattgTAGACTttaatgttatcttgggcatggactggttgtcgccccatcaTGATATTCTtaattgtcatgccaaaaccgtgataCTAACTATGCTAGGTGTACTGCGAGTAGAGTGGAtaggtactttagatcacattcCTAGTAAGGTTATTCCATTCCTTgaggctcagcgaatggttgagaaggggtgtgatgcgtacctagcttatgtgagagatgtcagtattgatacccctacggttgattcagtcctagtagtatggGATTTCCTTGATGTGTTATCAGCTGATATTccgagtatgccacccgacagagattga